In Candidatus Polarisedimenticolaceae bacterium, the sequence CCGCCGACGGCGAGGAGCTCTGGAAGACCGACGGCACGACCTCCGGCACCGTTCTCGTGAAGGACATCCAGGCGCGGGAGTTCTCCTCCTCCCCCACGTCGCTCGCCGCCTTCGGCGGAACCGTCTACTTCGCCGCCGACGACGGGCAGGACGGCGCGGAGCTCTGGCGCAGCGACGGGACCGCCGCGGGGACCGTCCTCGTGAAGGACGTCCGGTCCGGTGCGACGGGGTCGTTTCCCGCGAGCCTCGTCGTCTCGGGCGGGCGGCTGTTCTTCACCGCCGACGACGGCACGCACGGCGTCGAGCTCTGGCGCAGCGACGGCACCGCCGCCGGAACGACGCTCGTGCGCGACATCGTCGCGGGGGCGGGGGATGGAATCCCGTCGCTGCTGACGGACCTTTCCGGCACCCTCGTCTTCCGCGCCGACGACGGAATCTCGGGGAGCGAGCCGTGGGCGAGCGACGGGACGCCCACCGGGACGGGGCGGATCGTCGATCTCGCGCCGGGAGCGGCGGGCTCGTCGCCGACGGCGCTCGTCGCGATCGCGGGAACGCTCTGGTTCGGCGCGGACGACGGCACCTCGGGACGCGAGCCATGGCGGACCGACGGGAGCGCAGGGGGGACCGCGAAGCTCGACGACCTGCACGGCGGAGCGCGGGACGCGGGGATCCGCGTGCCGGTCGACCACGCGGGTTCCCTCGTCTTCGCGGCGGACGACGGCGTCTCGGGCTCGGAGTTGTGGAGCTCCGACGGGAGCGGCGCGGGGACGGCGCTCGCGGCGGACGTGCGGGTCGGCTCCGACGCCTCGACCCCCGATCGCACGCGCGCGACGGCGGGCCGGACGTTCTTCACCGCCGACGACGGTGTCTCGGGTCGCGAGTTGTGGAGCTTCGCCGGTTCGGCGTCGCGCGCGAAGGACATCCGCCCCGGCGCGCCCGGTTCCGACCCGCAGAACTCGAGGGCGTTCTCCGGCGCGTTGTGGTTCAGCGCCGACGACGGAACTTCCGGCCGGGAGCTGTGGAGGAGCGACGGCACGGAGACGGGGACCACGCGGGTGAAGGACATCGCACCGGGAGCGACCGGCTCGGTCCCGTTCGCACTCGCGGAGCTTTCAGGCCGTCTGTATTTCAGTGCGACGGACGGCGCCCTCGGCACGGAGCTCTGGACGAGCGACGGCACGGAGGCGGGGACGTCGCTCGTGAAGGACGTCAATCCGGGATCCGGCTCCTCGGGTTCCGACGCCCTCACCGCGGTCGGCGGGACGCTCTTCTTCACCGCCTACACGTCGGCGGCGGGGCGCGAGTTGTGGAAGAGCGACGGCTCCACCGCGGGAACCGCGCTCGTGAAGGACATCCGCGGCGGAAGCGTGGACTCGACGCCGGGGCAGCTCACCGCGCTCGGAAGCACGCTTCTCCTCGCCGCGAACGACGGGGCGACCGGTCTCGAGCTCTGGCGCAGCGACGGAACCGACGCCGGGACGACGCTCGTCGCGGACCTGCGTCCCGGAAGCGCGTCGTCGGCGCCGAGATCGTTCGCGGCGGCGGCGGGAGGGATCGTCCTCTTCGCGGCGGACGACGGCGCGCGCGGCGCGGAGCTGTGGCGTACCGACGGCACCCCCGCGGGGACGGCGCTCGTCGCCGATCTCCTCCCGGGCACGGGGGGCTCCTCGCCGGCCTCGCTCGTCGCGGTCGACGGCGTCGTGTACTTCGCCGCGACCGACGCGACCCACGGCCGGGAGCTGTGGCGCAGCGACGGTTCGGCCGCGGGGACCCGGCTCGTCGAGGACCTCTCCACGGGCTCGGCCTCGTCGAGCCCGACGGAGCTCGCCGTCTCGGGAGGCCGCCTCTATTTCTCGGCGAACGGGAACGGCGCGAAGGGGGAGATCTTCGACCGGCAGCTCTGGGCGCTCGACCTCGACTGTCTCCCGGGGGAGGTCGACGGCCTGACGCTCGCCCGCAACGGGGCCTCGGCGGAGCTCGCCTGGAACGCCGTCGGCGGGGCCACGGGCTACGACGCCGTCCGGGCCACGTCGCCCTCGGGCTTCGCCTCGGGAGCGGTCTGCCTTCCCGCCGCCGGAACGACGGCGAGCGACCCGGCGGTGCCGTCGGGGACGTTCTACTACCTCGTCCGCGCGAGGAATGCCTGCGGCGCCGGGACCGCCGGGCTCACGAGCTCCGGGGGCCCGCGCAGCGTGGTCGACTGCCCCTGAGCGACCGCGCGCTGGTACGATCCGTCGCGCCCGTCATGAGAATCCCCGCCGCGCTCCTCGCGATCGCCCTCGCCGCTTCCGTGGAGGGGCACGCATTCGAGGGGCTCGACCTCGAGACGGCGACCGCACTCCACCAGGACCGCGCGGGGTTCGTCTGGGTCGGGACGCGCGAGCGGCTGATCCGTTACGACGGATACGAGTCGATGACCTACGAGCACGACCTCGGCGACCCGCGGTCGATCTCCGACAACGACATCCGCAGCTTTTTCGAGGACCGGGCCGGGAACCTCTGGGTCGCGACGAACACCGGAGGGCTCAATCGACTGGACCCCCTCCGCCGGGGGTTCACGTCGTACCGCCACGACCCCGCCGACCCGCGATCGCTCGTGCACGACAGCGTGTACGCCGTCGCGGAGGA encodes:
- a CDS encoding ELWxxDGT repeat protein, which translates into the protein MAASGRSWKRGASGLPSFFLTAVLLASPALGAPYRVREIAAPATVGSSNPSGFVPLAGSVLFSACDPFHGCELWRSDGTAAGTTLVKDIQPGPGGSGPQGLTRVGASVFFGADDGASGAELWRTDGTSSGTVRVRDIAPGSGASSPQQLVDLGGTLLFTSTTPSEGRELWRSDGTEAGTVLVKDIRPGASSSSPSEVRVYLGALFFGADNGTQGRELWKSDGTAAGTVLVKDIDAGTGSSRPSWPIVVGTTMYFAAATAADGEELWKTDGTTSGTVLVKDIQAREFSSSPTSLAAFGGTVYFAADDGQDGAELWRSDGTAAGTVLVKDVRSGATGSFPASLVVSGGRLFFTADDGTHGVELWRSDGTAAGTTLVRDIVAGAGDGIPSLLTDLSGTLVFRADDGISGSEPWASDGTPTGTGRIVDLAPGAAGSSPTALVAIAGTLWFGADDGTSGREPWRTDGSAGGTAKLDDLHGGARDAGIRVPVDHAGSLVFAADDGVSGSELWSSDGSGAGTALAADVRVGSDASTPDRTRATAGRTFFTADDGVSGRELWSFAGSASRAKDIRPGAPGSDPQNSRAFSGALWFSADDGTSGRELWRSDGTETGTTRVKDIAPGATGSVPFALAELSGRLYFSATDGALGTELWTSDGTEAGTSLVKDVNPGSGSSGSDALTAVGGTLFFTAYTSAAGRELWKSDGSTAGTALVKDIRGGSVDSTPGQLTALGSTLLLAANDGATGLELWRSDGTDAGTTLVADLRPGSASSAPRSFAAAAGGIVLFAADDGARGAELWRTDGTPAGTALVADLLPGTGGSSPASLVAVDGVVYFAATDATHGRELWRSDGSAAGTRLVEDLSTGSASSSPTELAVSGGRLYFSANGNGAKGEIFDRQLWALDLDCLPGEVDGLTLARNGASAELAWNAVGGATGYDAVRATSPSGFASGAVCLPAAGTTASDPAVPSGTFYYLVRARNACGAGTAGLTSSGGPRSVVDCP